In Cytophagales bacterium, one DNA window encodes the following:
- the nqrE gene encoding NADH:ubiquinone reductase (Na(+)-transporting) subunit E, translating to MDLLNLGIKSIFIENMIFAYFLGMCSYLAVSKTVKTSVGLGVAVIFVLTITVPANWLLQEYVLKEGALSWLSWLSPQLATIDLSFLQFIMFIAVIASIVQLVEMVVEYFLPALYNSLGIFLPLITVNCAILGAGLFMIQRDYTLAEATVFGFTSGIGWFLAIVALGAIREKLKYSNVPDGLKGLGITMLITGLMGIAFMSFMGISL from the coding sequence ATGGATCTATTAAATCTTGGAATAAAATCTATTTTCATTGAAAATATGATCTTCGCATACTTTCTGGGTATGTGTTCATACTTGGCGGTTTCAAAAACGGTTAAAACTTCTGTGGGTTTAGGTGTAGCTGTAATATTTGTGTTAACCATCACAGTGCCTGCCAACTGGCTTTTACAAGAATACGTACTCAAGGAAGGCGCTTTAAGCTGGTTATCATGGTTAAGTCCTCAGCTGGCTACAATAGATTTGAGCTTTCTTCAATTTATTATGTTTATAGCTGTGATCGCCTCCATTGTACAATTGGTAGAAATGGTAGTTGAATACTTTTTGCCAGCATTATATAATTCGTTAGGTATCTTTTTACCGCTTATTACTGTTAATTGTGCAATATTGGGTGCGGGTTTGTTTATGATCCAAAGAGACTATACATTAGCAGAAGCTACCGTATTTGGTTTTACTTCAGGTATTGGCTGGTTCCTCGCAATTGTTGCCCTGGGCGCCATAAGGGAAAAATTGAAGTATTCAAACGTACCTGACGGCTTAAAAGGTCTGGGAATTACCATGCTCATTACAGGATTAATGGGCATTGCATTTATGTCATTTATGGGGATCTCTTTATAA
- a CDS encoding NADH:ubiquinone reductase (Na(+)-transporting) subunit D, with protein sequence MSAETETIEQAEVQEVKVKKKAEPLFSKRRKRLVTDPLDESNPVTVQVLGICSALAITTQMKPTIVMAISVVAVIVFSNLLISLIRNLIPMRVRMIVELAVVATFVILVDQVLKAYLYDISKTLSVFVGLIITNCIVMGRLEAFAMGNKPWESILDGFGSGFGYAWLILAVAFFREVGGSGALFGFKIIPEFIYNLGFVNNGLMVTPVGAFIILGIIIWVQRARNGYVEQN encoded by the coding sequence ATGAGCGCTGAAACTGAAACCATCGAACAAGCGGAAGTCCAGGAAGTCAAAGTCAAAAAGAAAGCCGAGCCCCTTTTCTCAAAAAGGAGAAAGCGGCTTGTAACTGACCCGTTGGATGAAAGCAACCCGGTCACCGTACAGGTGCTGGGCATCTGCTCTGCCCTGGCAATCACAACGCAGATGAAACCAACGATAGTGATGGCTATATCAGTGGTTGCGGTGATTGTATTTTCTAACCTGTTAATATCGCTGATCAGAAATCTGATCCCGATGCGGGTAAGAATGATCGTTGAACTGGCAGTTGTTGCCACTTTCGTGATCCTGGTTGACCAGGTATTAAAGGCTTATTTATACGATATTTCCAAAACGCTGAGCGTTTTCGTAGGATTGATCATCACAAATTGTATCGTAATGGGACGGCTGGAAGCATTTGCCATGGGTAACAAACCATGGGAGTCAATCCTGGATGGATTCGGCAGCGGTTTCGGATATGCGTGGCTCATTCTCGCTGTTGCTTTTTTCAGGGAAGTAGGTGGTTCGGGAGCCCTTTTTGGTTTTAAGATCATCCCCGAGTTTATCTATAACTTAGGATTTGTAAATAATGGTTTAATGGTGACACCGGTCGGAGCATTTATAATACTGGGTATAATAATATGGGTTCAAAGAGCGAGGAATGGATATGTGGAACAGAATTAA